The nucleotide window CCTTTAACAGGCGTCTGTGGGAGCTGGGATATACCGGCACAGAGATACGGCACCGGGTAGGTCTCCCCCTTCACATAGCGGCCAATATGCATACCAACGGTGTCTATTTCCAGACTGAGAAGAAGTTGCTGTACGATCAGCCCGATATGGTAAGCAGTCTCCGCTTTACTCCGCGTCACGACCTCGCCGGTGAACAGCATATCAACCATCAAGGGAAAGTGGAAAAAAGCCCTATGGACTTCTCCCACCGCAACAGATTACCGCTGGCCGAGCTTCACTGCATGATGCAGCAGTTATTTTTTCCGGAAACTGTAACAAATCCTCTCAAGCTCCGTTTAACGGATAATGATTACAGTTTTTTGTATCGTTGTATGTCCCAATACCCTGGAGAATCAACAGATCCGGTGTATGACCCGGGGCAGTATCATCCGGCATATGTGAAATTTCTGCTTTTTGGCGGACAACGTACAGCACATATACCCGACCATATCAGAATTTTCAACAAACCGGGATGGGCCTACGGTTTTTTGACAGATACGGCGTATATAGCGGACTATGCCAATCATGTGGAGTTCCTGCTCTCTGTTAGCCTTCTGGTGAACAAAAACGGGATTCTGGGAGATGACCAGCAATCATTTGAAGAAACAGGTAAACCTTTTCTGAAGGCCATCGGTGAACTGATATATGAAGAAGAATTACAACGAAAAAAAATGAATCAACCAGACCTGAGCCGCTTCAGGAAACATAGTGGAACACAAATTTTATAAAAAACATACTAAAAAACTGAGAGCTAATGCTGATCAAAAAAAATCGCATATGGGCGGTAGCTGCCCTGCTAGGAGGAGTAATCGGATTTTCATCCTGCCTGAAACAGAACGATGTCACTCCTCCACGGATGAATTACACCGCTGCTATCATTAACGGCGCTTACCTTCCCTCCAGCCTGGACATCTTCAACAACAACGGCAAGATGAATACAGGTCCTTACAAAACCGGCAGTTCCGCTCCATTCCAGGATCAGCCCGGTGTACACACCTTCTCCTTCCGGAGAACCAACGGTATCGGACTGGACTCTGTAACTCAGCAATTTGACTCCACCAAGTTCTACACCATCATCACCTATAACGATGCCGCTAAA belongs to Chitinophaga sp. HK235 and includes:
- a CDS encoding serine hydrolase; the protein is MQTQHYPTRDNFLLALLKSQKGPVAKVFRDATGHRLQILYTRIDRDELQRPHFTDFHYGIGQPCYCYPASTVKLPAALLALEKLNDLRIPGLDRHTAMFTRPLPGINPGVLHDYSAAGKLPSISHYIKKIFLVSDNDAFNRLYEFIGQEPFNRRLWELGYTGTEIRHRVGLPLHIAANMHTNGVYFQTEKKLLYDQPDMVSSLRFTPRHDLAGEQHINHQGKVEKSPMDFSHRNRLPLAELHCMMQQLFFPETVTNPLKLRLTDNDYSFLYRCMSQYPGESTDPVYDPGQYHPAYVKFLLFGGQRTAHIPDHIRIFNKPGWAYGFLTDTAYIADYANHVEFLLSVSLLVNKNGILGDDQQSFEETGKPFLKAIGELIYEEELQRKKMNQPDLSRFRKHSGTQIL